Proteins from a single region of Pseudomonas sp. BSw22131:
- the hfq gene encoding RNA chaperone Hfq has product MSKGHSLQDPYLNTLRKEKVGVSIYLVNGIKLQGTIESFDQFVILLKNTVSQMVYKHAISTVVPVRPIRLPSATESEAGDVEPGNA; this is encoded by the coding sequence ATGTCAAAAGGGCATTCGCTACAAGACCCTTACCTGAACACTTTGCGTAAAGAAAAGGTTGGGGTTTCGATCTATCTGGTAAACGGTATCAAGCTGCAAGGCACGATCGAGTCTTTCGACCAGTTCGTCATTTTGCTGAAAAACACTGTCAGCCAAATGGTTTACAAACACGCTATCTCAACCGTCGTACCAGTTCGTCCAATTCGTCTGCCAAGCGCAACCGAATCCGAAGCGGGTGATGTTGAGCCAGGTAACGCTTGA
- the hflX gene encoding ribosome rescue GTPase HflX, with amino-acid sequence MFFERHGGGERAILVHLDGQDPEAREDPQEFRELALSAGADTVAFINVPRHRPTAKYLIGSGKVEELRDHVKAEKVDIVIFNHVLTPSQERNLERVFECRVLDRTGLILDIFAQRARTHEGKLQVELAQLEHMSTRLVRGWTHLERQGGGIGMRGPGETQLETDRRLLRVRLKQIKSRLEKVRSQRDQARRGRSRADIPTVSLVGYTNAGKSTLFNAVTDSDVYAADQLFATLDPTLRRLELKDLGPIVLADTVGFIRHLPHKLVEAFRATLEESSNSNLLLHVIDSHEPDRMEQIEQVMAVLGEIGAQDLPILEVYNKLDLLEGVEPQIQRDPDGKPQRVWVSARDGRGLDLLKQAISELLGDDLFIATLRLPQRFARLRAQFFELGAVQSEEHDEEGTSLLAVRLPRVEFNRLVSREGLQPLEFIEQHTLQ; translated from the coding sequence TTGTTCTTTGAGCGCCACGGTGGTGGTGAACGGGCTATCCTCGTTCACTTGGATGGTCAGGACCCTGAGGCGCGCGAAGATCCGCAGGAGTTCCGGGAACTTGCTTTATCGGCCGGGGCCGATACTGTCGCGTTTATCAACGTGCCACGGCATCGGCCAACGGCCAAGTACCTGATTGGCAGCGGCAAGGTCGAAGAGCTACGCGACCATGTCAAAGCTGAGAAGGTCGACATTGTCATCTTCAATCACGTTCTGACGCCCAGTCAGGAACGCAACCTCGAGCGAGTTTTCGAGTGTCGCGTACTTGATCGTACCGGGCTGATTCTCGATATTTTCGCGCAACGTGCGCGTACTCATGAAGGCAAATTGCAGGTCGAGCTGGCACAGCTCGAGCACATGAGTACCCGACTGGTCAGGGGCTGGACTCACCTGGAGCGTCAGGGGGGCGGCATCGGTATGCGCGGTCCTGGCGAAACCCAGCTTGAGACGGACCGTCGTTTGTTGCGCGTACGTCTAAAGCAAATCAAAAGCCGATTGGAAAAGGTTCGCAGTCAGCGTGATCAGGCTCGCCGTGGTCGTTCGCGTGCAGACATTCCTACGGTTTCCCTGGTGGGCTATACCAACGCCGGTAAATCCACGCTGTTCAATGCGGTAACGGATTCCGACGTCTACGCTGCCGATCAGCTGTTCGCTACTCTCGACCCCACCTTGCGCCGTCTCGAACTCAAAGACCTGGGCCCCATCGTGCTGGCAGATACGGTTGGATTCATCCGCCACCTGCCGCACAAACTGGTTGAAGCTTTTCGCGCTACGCTTGAGGAATCGAGCAACTCCAACCTCTTGCTGCATGTGATCGACTCGCATGAGCCTGACCGCATGGAGCAGATCGAGCAGGTGATGGCGGTGCTGGGTGAGATAGGAGCTCAGGACTTGCCGATACTGGAGGTCTATAACAAACTCGATTTGCTTGAGGGTGTCGAACCGCAGATACAGCGTGATCCCGACGGCAAGCCGCAACGGGTCTGGGTATCTGCACGCGATGGTCGTGGTCTGGATTTGCTCAAGCAAGCCATATCCGAGCTGCTGGGTGACGATTTGTTCATCGCCACCTTGCGCTTGCCTCAGCGTTTTGCTCGACTGCGTGCTCAATTTTTTGAATTGGGTGCGGTGCAGAGTGAAGAGCATGACGAAGAAGGCACAAGCCTGTTAGCCGTACGTTTACCGCGAGTTGAATTCAATCGCCTGGTGAGTCGCGAAGGACTGCAGCCGCTGGAATTCATCGAGCAACACACTTTGCAATAA
- the hflK gene encoding FtsH protease activity modulator HflK, translating to MAWNEPGGNSNNQDPWGGKRKGGDRKGPPDLDEAFRKLQESLNGLFGGGKKRTGDGGSGGSSRKGGGLGLLGIGLVVLLAVWLYNAIYVVDEQEQAVVLRFGKYYETVGPGLNIYFPPFDRKYLENVTRERAYSKQGQMLTEDENIVEVPLTVQYKITNLQDFVLNVDQPEVSLQHATESALRHVVGSTAMDQVLTEGRELMASEIKERLQRFLDTYRTGITVTQVNVQSAAAPREVQEAFDDVIRAREDEQRSRNQAETYANGVIPEARGQAQRIVEDANGYRDEVVSRAKGEADRFTKLVAEYRKAPEVTRERLYLDTMQEVFSNTSKVLVTGDKGQNNLLYLPLDKMIESGRSGAGPATGAAATVVDPGSRAADMQQQRDTRTRETR from the coding sequence ATGGCTTGGAATGAGCCGGGTGGCAACTCGAATAATCAGGATCCTTGGGGTGGTAAGCGCAAGGGCGGCGACCGCAAGGGGCCACCAGATCTCGACGAGGCCTTCCGAAAGCTGCAGGAAAGCCTGAATGGGTTGTTCGGTGGTGGTAAGAAACGCACCGGAGACGGTGGCAGCGGTGGCAGCTCCCGTAAAGGTGGCGGCCTGGGTCTGCTGGGTATAGGTCTTGTCGTGCTACTGGCGGTATGGCTTTACAACGCTATCTATGTGGTCGACGAGCAGGAGCAAGCGGTCGTGCTGCGCTTCGGCAAGTATTACGAAACGGTCGGTCCGGGTCTGAACATTTATTTCCCGCCATTTGATCGCAAGTACCTCGAAAACGTGACGCGTGAGCGGGCGTACAGCAAGCAGGGCCAGATGCTCACCGAAGATGAAAACATCGTCGAAGTGCCGCTGACTGTGCAATACAAGATCACCAATCTGCAGGATTTCGTGCTGAACGTCGATCAGCCTGAAGTCAGCCTGCAACATGCAACCGAAAGTGCCCTGCGCCATGTCGTCGGCTCGACCGCGATGGATCAGGTGCTGACTGAAGGTCGTGAATTGATGGCCAGCGAAATCAAGGAGCGCCTGCAGCGGTTCCTCGACACCTATCGCACGGGTATCACGGTGACTCAGGTCAACGTACAAAGCGCTGCTGCGCCGCGTGAAGTTCAGGAAGCGTTCGATGACGTGATCCGCGCCCGTGAAGACGAGCAGCGTTCGCGTAACCAGGCCGAAACCTATGCCAACGGGGTCATTCCTGAAGCGCGTGGTCAGGCTCAGCGTATCGTCGAAGACGCCAACGGCTACCGCGACGAAGTCGTGTCGCGTGCCAAGGGTGAGGCTGATCGCTTTACCAAGTTGGTTGCCGAGTACCGCAAGGCGCCGGAAGTCACGCGTGAGCGTCTGTATCTGGACACCATGCAGGAAGTCTTCAGCAACACCAGCAAGGTACTCGTGACCGGCGACAAGGGTCAGAACAACCTGCTTTATCTACCGTTGGACAAAATGATTGAAAGTGGTCGCAGTGGTGCTGGCCCGGCAACTGGCGCAGCCGCGACTGTGGTTGATCCGGGTTCAAGGGCTGCCGACATGCAACAGCAACGCGACACGCGTACTAGGGAGACTCGCTGA
- the hflC gene encoding protease modulator HflC, producing the protein MSNKSLVALILCVVLAVVAWNSVYIVSQTERAVLLQFGRVVQADVPPGLHLKVPYVNQVRKFDGRLLTLDAPTQRFLTLEKKAVMVDAYAKWRVKDAERFYTATSGLKQIADERLSRRLESGLRDQFGKRTLHEAVSGERDALMADITASLNRMAEKELGIEVVDVRVKAIDLPKEVNRSVFERMSTEREREAREHRAKGNELAEGIRADADRQRRVLLAEAYRESEEARGDGDAQASSIYSKAYGQDQEFYAFYRSLRAYRESFANKSDVMVLDPSSDFFRYLEKSKP; encoded by the coding sequence ATGAGCAATAAATCTCTGGTCGCTCTGATTCTGTGTGTCGTACTGGCCGTTGTTGCCTGGAACAGCGTGTACATCGTGTCTCAAACCGAGCGCGCAGTACTGCTGCAATTCGGTCGTGTGGTCCAGGCAGATGTTCCGCCCGGTCTGCATCTGAAGGTTCCTTACGTGAATCAGGTGCGCAAGTTCGACGGTCGTCTTTTGACGCTCGATGCGCCTACCCAGCGTTTCCTCACGCTGGAAAAGAAAGCCGTAATGGTCGATGCCTACGCCAAGTGGCGCGTGAAGGACGCTGAGCGTTTCTACACCGCGACATCTGGCCTCAAGCAAATTGCAGATGAGCGTCTGTCGCGTCGTCTGGAATCCGGTCTGCGCGATCAGTTCGGCAAGCGCACACTCCACGAAGCCGTGTCGGGTGAGCGGGACGCACTGATGGCCGATATCACCGCCTCGTTGAACAGGATGGCTGAGAAAGAACTGGGCATCGAAGTCGTCGACGTTCGGGTCAAGGCTATCGACTTGCCCAAGGAAGTGAACCGCAGCGTGTTCGAGCGTATGAGCACCGAGCGTGAGCGTGAAGCGCGCGAGCACCGTGCCAAGGGTAACGAGTTGGCAGAAGGTATCCGTGCCGACGCCGATCGTCAGCGTCGCGTGTTGCTGGCAGAAGCCTATCGTGAGTCTGAAGAGGCGCGTGGTGATGGTGACGCACAAGCGTCTTCCATCTACTCCAAGGCTTACGGTCAGGATCAGGAGTTCTACGCGTTCTATCGTAGCCTTCGTGCCTACCGTGAGAGCTTCGCCAACAAAAGTGACGTTATGGTGCTTGACCCAAGCAGCGATTTCTTCCGTTATCTGGAGAAATCCAAGCCATAA
- a CDS encoding ATP phosphoribosyltransferase regulatory subunit, which yields MATVDRWLLPDGIEEVLPPEAARIEVARRQVLDLFQSWGYEFVVTPHIEYLESLLTGAGQDLDLRTFKVVDPQSGRQMGFRADITPQVARIDAHTLRREGPSRLCYAGSVLHAQPRALSSSRSPIQLGAELYGDASPSSDVEVISLMLAMLKLADVPDVHMDLGHVGIYRGLARAAGLSGEVEQKLFDALQRKAIDEVIALTANLPDDMAAMLRALVDLCGGREVLAAARERLAKAPAPVIDALDDLLEIAERLSARFPQMPLYFDLGELRGYHYHTGVVFAVFVPGVGQSISQGGRYDDIGADFGRARPATGFSTDLKTLVTLGRAQIELPSGGIWMPDSTDAALWQAVCQLRSEGQRVVQALPGQEASAAYEADCDRQLIQHGEHWQVMPLAS from the coding sequence ATGGCAACGGTTGACCGCTGGCTGCTGCCGGATGGCATCGAAGAAGTACTGCCGCCGGAAGCTGCGCGCATAGAAGTGGCGCGTCGTCAGGTGTTGGATCTGTTTCAAAGCTGGGGCTATGAGTTTGTCGTCACCCCGCATATCGAATACCTCGAATCCCTGCTCACAGGTGCTGGTCAGGATCTGGATCTGCGCACCTTCAAGGTCGTCGACCCACAGTCGGGCCGGCAGATGGGTTTTCGTGCAGACATCACCCCGCAGGTTGCGCGGATCGATGCGCACACGCTGCGTCGCGAAGGTCCTAGCCGTCTGTGCTACGCAGGCAGTGTTCTGCATGCTCAGCCTCGCGCGTTGTCTTCCTCTCGCAGCCCGATCCAGCTAGGCGCCGAGTTGTATGGCGACGCCAGCCCCAGCAGTGACGTTGAAGTCATCAGCCTGATGCTGGCTATGTTGAAGCTTGCTGACGTACCCGATGTTCATATGGATCTGGGTCACGTGGGGATCTACCGGGGACTGGCGCGAGCTGCCGGTTTGTCCGGAGAAGTCGAGCAGAAGCTGTTCGATGCCCTTCAGCGCAAGGCCATCGATGAAGTGATCGCCCTGACGGCCAATCTGCCTGATGACATGGCTGCGATGCTTCGAGCGCTGGTGGATCTGTGCGGTGGTCGCGAAGTGCTGGCTGCTGCGCGTGAGCGTCTGGCCAAGGCGCCTGCGCCAGTGATCGATGCGCTGGATGATCTGCTGGAGATAGCTGAGCGCTTGTCGGCGCGCTTCCCGCAGATGCCTCTGTATTTCGATCTCGGTGAGTTGCGCGGTTATCACTACCATACTGGGGTGGTGTTTGCGGTGTTCGTGCCCGGCGTGGGTCAGTCGATTTCCCAAGGCGGTCGTTATGATGACATCGGTGCTGACTTCGGCAGAGCGCGTCCTGCGACGGGCTTCTCTACCGATCTGAAAACACTGGTGACATTAGGGCGGGCACAGATTGAGCTGCCGTCTGGCGGTATCTGGATGCCCGATAGCACTGATGCGGCGCTCTGGCAGGCCGTTTGCCAGTTGCGCAGCGAAGGTCAGCGTGTGGTTCAAGCGCTGCCGGGCCAAGAGGCTTCGGCGGCGTATGAAGCCGACTGTGACCGGCAATTGATTCAGCATGGCGAGCACTGGCAGGTAATGCCGCTGGCCTCTTGA
- a CDS encoding adenylosuccinate synthase: MGKNVVVLGTQWGDEGKGKIVDLLTEHATAVVRYQGGHNAGHTLVIDGEKTVLHLIPSGVLREGVQCLIGNGVVVAPDALMREITKLEDKGIPVRERLRISPSCPLILSYHVALDQAREKARGEHKIGTTGRGIGPAYEDKVARRGLRIADLFHRERFAAKLGELLDYHNFVLVNYYKEPAIDFQKTLDECMEYAELLKPMMLDVTAALHDMRRAGKDIMFEGAQGSLLDIDHGTYPYVTSSNTTAGGIATGSGMGPMYLDYILGITKAYTTRVGSGPFPTELFDDIGVFLAKRGHEFGATTGRARRCGWFDAVILRRAIEINSISGICLTKLDVLDGLETINICVGYKNENGAVIDAPTDADSYIGLEPVYEQVPGWSESTLGAKTLEELPANARGYIKRLEELVGAPIDIISTGPDRNETIVLRHPFA; encoded by the coding sequence ATGGGTAAGAATGTCGTAGTCCTGGGCACCCAATGGGGTGATGAGGGCAAAGGCAAGATCGTTGATCTGCTGACCGAACATGCTACCGCGGTAGTTCGCTATCAAGGCGGCCATAACGCGGGTCACACACTGGTAATCGACGGCGAAAAAACCGTTCTTCATCTGATTCCGTCCGGCGTTCTTCGCGAAGGCGTTCAGTGTTTGATCGGTAACGGCGTGGTCGTTGCTCCTGACGCGCTGATGCGCGAAATCACCAAGCTGGAAGATAAAGGCATTCCGGTGCGCGAGCGCCTGCGAATCAGCCCGTCCTGCCCGCTGATCCTGTCCTACCACGTAGCGCTGGACCAGGCGCGTGAAAAGGCCCGCGGCGAGCACAAAATCGGCACCACGGGTCGTGGCATTGGCCCGGCCTATGAAGACAAAGTTGCGCGCCGCGGCCTGCGCATCGCTGATTTGTTCCATCGTGAGCGCTTCGCTGCCAAGCTGGGCGAGCTGCTCGACTATCACAACTTCGTGTTGGTCAATTATTACAAAGAGCCTGCAATCGACTTCCAGAAGACGCTCGACGAGTGCATGGAATATGCCGAGCTGCTCAAGCCGATGATGCTCGACGTTACCGCTGCGCTGCATGACATGCGTCGTGCTGGCAAAGACATCATGTTCGAAGGCGCTCAGGGTTCGTTGCTGGATATCGACCACGGCACCTATCCTTACGTGACCAGCTCGAACACTACCGCAGGCGGCATCGCAACCGGTTCCGGGATGGGGCCGATGTACCTGGATTACATCCTCGGCATCACCAAGGCGTACACCACTCGCGTGGGCTCGGGGCCGTTTCCGACTGAGCTGTTCGATGACATCGGTGTATTCCTGGCCAAGCGTGGTCACGAGTTCGGTGCTACCACTGGCCGTGCACGCCGTTGCGGCTGGTTCGACGCAGTCATCCTGCGTCGCGCCATCGAAATCAACAGCATTTCGGGCATCTGCCTGACCAAGCTGGACGTGCTCGACGGTCTTGAAACCATCAACATCTGTGTGGGTTACAAGAACGAAAACGGTGCCGTGATCGACGCACCGACTGACGCTGACAGCTACATCGGCCTTGAGCCTGTGTACGAGCAAGTGCCGGGCTGGTCTGAGTCCACCCTGGGCGCAAAGACCCTCGAAGAGCTGCCTGCCAACGCGCGTGGATACATCAAGCGTCTGGAAGAGTTGGTCGGTGCGCCGATCGACATTATCTCGACGGGCCCGGATCGCAACGAGACCATCGTTCTGCGTCACCCGTTCGCATGA
- the rnr gene encoding ribonuclease R — translation MADWQSLDPEAAREAEKYENPIPSRELILQHLAERGSPASREQLVEEFGLTTEDQFEALRRRLRAMERDAQLIYTRRGTYAPVDKLDLILGRISGHRDGFGFLIPDDGSDDLFMSPAQMRLVFDGDRALARVSGLDRRGRREGVIVEVISRAHETVVGRYFEESGIGFVIPDNPKIQQEVLVTPGRNNSAKIGQFVEVKITHWPTPRFQPQGDVVEVVGNYMAPGMEIDVALRTYDIPHVWPEAVLKEAAKLKPEVEDKDKENRVDLRHLPFVTIDGEDARDFDDAVYCEAKPGKLRLFSGGWKLYVAIADVSSYVKLGSALDTESQVRGNSVYFPERVIPMLPEQLSNGLCSLNPHVDRLAMVCEMTISKTGEMTDYVFYEAVIHSHARLTYNKVSTILEHSKTAEAKQLRGEYGDVVPDLKQLYALYKVLLGARHTRGAIDFETQETRIIFGTERKIAEIRPTTRNDAHKLIEECMLAANVATAEFLKKHEIPALYRVHDGPPPERLEKLRGFLGELGLSLHKGKDGPSPKDYQALLETIKDRPDFHLIQTVMLRSLSQAVYSSDNQGHFGLNYEAYTHFTSPIRRYPDLLTHRAIRSVIRSKQDTPHVRRAGATMIPKARIYPYNEAALEQLGEQCSMSERRADEATRDVVNWLKCEFMKDRVGESFPGVITAVTGFGLFVELTDIYVEGLVHVTALPGDYYHFDPVHHRLAGERTGRSFRLGDTVEVRVMRVDLDERKIDFEMSEKTTSAPVGRKRRTSEPTATPAEAEKTAAPAKNARRNTSSKAKAPAATEAYRPSDAAAKNAEVRKSRELKKALLAEAKGGSKASSGKSSSAGTDSPATGKTSKHRKGSSKTGSAPTASSGGARKPKAKS, via the coding sequence ATGGCCGATTGGCAGTCCCTCGATCCCGAGGCCGCTCGTGAAGCGGAAAAATACGAAAACCCTATTCCCAGCCGTGAGCTGATTCTGCAGCATCTTGCCGAGCGCGGGTCGCCGGCCAGTCGCGAGCAGCTAGTCGAAGAGTTTGGCTTGACGACTGAAGATCAGTTCGAGGCCTTGCGTCGTCGCCTCCGCGCCATGGAGCGTGATGCGCAATTGATCTACACCCGTCGCGGGACCTACGCACCTGTGGACAAGCTTGACTTGATCCTCGGTCGCATCAGTGGTCATCGTGACGGCTTTGGCTTCCTCATTCCCGATGACGGCTCTGATGATCTCTTCATGAGCCCGGCTCAGATGCGTCTGGTGTTCGACGGCGACCGGGCGCTCGCACGCGTTTCCGGCCTTGACCGCCGTGGCCGTCGTGAAGGCGTGATCGTTGAAGTGATCTCCCGCGCCCACGAAACAGTGGTCGGACGTTACTTCGAAGAAAGCGGCATCGGCTTCGTCATTCCGGATAACCCGAAAATCCAGCAGGAAGTGCTGGTGACTCCGGGCCGCAACAACAGCGCCAAGATCGGCCAGTTCGTCGAGGTGAAAATCACCCACTGGCCAACGCCGCGCTTCCAGCCGCAAGGCGACGTGGTTGAAGTGGTGGGCAATTACATGGCGCCCGGCATGGAAATCGATGTTGCGTTACGCACCTATGATATCCCGCACGTATGGCCTGAGGCCGTGCTTAAAGAAGCCGCCAAGCTCAAGCCCGAAGTGGAAGACAAGGACAAGGAAAACCGCGTCGATCTGCGGCACCTGCCTTTCGTCACCATTGACGGCGAAGATGCTCGCGACTTCGACGATGCGGTTTATTGCGAAGCCAAGCCAGGCAAGTTGCGCCTGTTCTCGGGTGGCTGGAAGCTTTACGTCGCGATCGCTGACGTCTCCAGTTATGTGAAGCTCGGTTCTGCTCTGGACACCGAATCCCAGGTGCGGGGCAACTCCGTCTATTTCCCTGAGCGCGTCATTCCGATGCTGCCGGAGCAATTGTCCAACGGCCTTTGCTCGCTGAACCCTCACGTTGATCGTCTGGCCATGGTGTGTGAGATGACCATCTCCAAAACCGGCGAAATGACTGATTACGTGTTCTACGAAGCGGTTATTCATTCCCATGCGCGCCTGACCTACAACAAGGTCAGCACGATTCTTGAGCATTCGAAAACGGCTGAAGCCAAGCAGCTTCGTGGTGAGTACGGCGATGTCGTGCCGGACCTGAAGCAGCTTTATGCGCTCTACAAGGTGCTGCTGGGCGCACGTCACACGCGGGGTGCGATCGATTTTGAAACGCAGGAAACCCGAATCATCTTCGGCACCGAGCGCAAAATTGCTGAAATCCGTCCCACCACACGCAACGATGCTCACAAGCTGATCGAGGAATGCATGCTGGCGGCGAACGTCGCCACGGCCGAGTTCCTCAAGAAGCATGAGATTCCTGCGCTCTATCGCGTTCACGATGGCCCGCCGCCAGAGCGTCTGGAGAAACTTCGTGGGTTTCTCGGCGAGCTGGGTTTGTCCTTGCACAAAGGCAAGGACGGTCCATCACCGAAGGATTATCAGGCGCTTCTTGAAACCATCAAGGATCGCCCGGATTTCCATCTGATTCAGACCGTCATGCTGCGCTCTTTGAGTCAGGCGGTTTACAGCTCGGATAATCAAGGCCACTTCGGGCTGAATTACGAGGCGTATACGCACTTTACTTCGCCTATCCGTCGCTACCCGGACCTGCTCACGCATCGTGCGATCCGTAGCGTGATCCGCTCCAAGCAAGACACGCCGCACGTTCGCCGGGCTGGCGCGACCATGATTCCGAAGGCGCGCATTTATCCGTACAACGAAGCAGCGCTCGAGCAGTTGGGCGAGCAGTGCTCCATGAGTGAGCGTCGGGCCGATGAGGCCACGCGCGACGTGGTCAACTGGCTCAAGTGCGAGTTCATGAAAGATCGCGTCGGTGAGTCTTTCCCAGGTGTGATCACCGCGGTCACTGGTTTTGGTCTGTTCGTAGAGCTGACTGATATCTATGTCGAAGGGTTGGTTCACGTTACGGCACTGCCTGGCGATTACTATCATTTCGACCCGGTTCATCACCGTCTGGCAGGCGAGCGTACCGGTCGCAGTTTCCGCTTGGGAGACACTGTCGAGGTCCGCGTCATGCGCGTTGACCTGGATGAGCGCAAGATTGACTTCGAGATGTCGGAAAAAACCACGAGTGCTCCCGTCGGCCGCAAGCGTCGTACATCCGAGCCAACTGCTACGCCCGCTGAAGCGGAGAAAACTGCAGCGCCTGCTAAAAACGCGCGCCGCAACACTTCGTCCAAGGCCAAGGCGCCTGCTGCAACCGAGGCCTATCGGCCAAGTGATGCAGCGGCAAAGAACGCAGAAGTTCGTAAAAGCCGGGAGTTGAAGAAAGCTCTGCTGGCAGAAGCGAAGGGCGGTAGCAAGGCGTCGTCGGGAAAGTCGAGTAGTGCGGGCACGGACTCGCCTGCCACCGGCAAAACCAGCAAACATCGTAAGGGCTCGTCGAAAACGGGCTCCGCTCCAACGGCCAGCAGTGGCGGGGCGCGTAAACCTAAGGCCAAGTCATGA
- the rlmB gene encoding 23S rRNA (guanosine(2251)-2'-O)-methyltransferase RlmB: MSLEKIYGVHSVEALLRHHPKRVKQVWLAEGRNDPRVQVLVELATQNKVSIGQAERREMDVWVEGVHQGVVAEVSPSQVWGEAMLDELLDRTEGAPLLLVLDGVTDPHNLGACLRTADAAGALAVIVPKDKSATLTPTVRKVACGAAEVIPLVAVTNLARTLEKLQQRGLWVVGTAGEAEQELYQQDLTGPTILIMGAEGKGMRRLTREHCDYLVRLPMAGSVSSLNVSVATGVCLFEALRQRSVKATASRK, from the coding sequence ATGAGTCTGGAAAAAATCTACGGCGTTCATTCCGTAGAAGCGCTATTGCGTCACCACCCTAAGCGGGTCAAACAGGTCTGGCTTGCTGAAGGGCGCAACGACCCTCGTGTTCAAGTGTTGGTCGAGTTAGCCACCCAGAACAAGGTGTCCATCGGCCAGGCCGAGCGCCGCGAAATGGACGTATGGGTCGAGGGCGTTCACCAGGGTGTTGTCGCTGAAGTGAGCCCGAGCCAGGTTTGGGGCGAGGCAATGCTCGACGAGCTGCTGGATCGCACCGAAGGTGCTCCTTTGCTTTTGGTGCTGGATGGTGTGACCGATCCTCACAATCTTGGCGCTTGCCTGCGTACTGCCGATGCTGCAGGTGCGCTGGCCGTGATTGTGCCCAAGGACAAGTCTGCAACGTTGACCCCGACCGTGCGCAAAGTGGCATGCGGCGCGGCGGAGGTGATTCCGCTGGTGGCGGTCACCAATCTTGCGCGCACCCTGGAAAAACTTCAGCAGCGCGGTCTGTGGGTCGTCGGTACTGCGGGGGAGGCTGAGCAAGAGTTGTATCAGCAGGACCTCACGGGGCCGACGATTCTGATCATGGGTGCGGAAGGCAAGGGCATGCGGCGTTTGACGCGCGAGCACTGTGATTACCTGGTGCGCTTGCCAATGGCAGGTAGCGTCAGCAGCCTGAACGTGTCTGTGGCGACAGGCGTCTGCCTGTTCGAGGCCCTGCGTCAGCGCAGCGTGAAGGCCACCGCTTCGCGGAAGTAA
- the rpsF gene encoding 30S ribosomal protein S6, with product MRHYEIIFLVHPDQSEQVGGMVERYTKLIEEDGGKIHRLEDWGRRQLAYAINNVHKAHYVMLNVECTGKALAELEDNFRYNDAVIRNLVIRRDEAVTGQSEMLKAEENRSERRERRDRPEHSDSADGDDGDNSDNSDNADE from the coding sequence ATGCGTCATTACGAAATCATCTTTCTGGTTCACCCGGACCAGAGCGAGCAAGTCGGCGGCATGGTAGAGCGTTACACCAAGCTGATCGAAGAAGACGGCGGCAAGATCCACCGTCTGGAAGATTGGGGCCGTCGTCAACTGGCCTATGCAATCAACAATGTTCACAAGGCTCACTACGTGATGCTGAACGTTGAATGCACTGGCAAGGCCCTGGCCGAGCTGGAAGACAACTTCCGTTACAACGATGCTGTGATCCGTAACCTTGTGATCCGTCGCGATGAAGCCGTTACTGGCCAGTCCGAAATGCTCAAGGCTGAAGAAAACCGCAGTGAGCGCCGTGAGCGTCGCGACCGTCCTGAGCACTCCGACAGCGCCGATGGCGATGACGGCGACAACAGCGACAACAGCGATAACGCTGACGAGTAA
- the rpsR gene encoding 30S ribosomal protein S18, which yields MARFFRRRKFCRFTAENVKEIDYKDLNTLKAYVSETGKIVPSRITGTKARYQRQLATAIKRARFLALLAYTDSHGR from the coding sequence ATGGCACGTTTCTTCCGTCGTCGTAAATTCTGCCGCTTCACAGCTGAAAACGTGAAGGAGATCGATTACAAAGATCTCAACACTCTGAAAGCTTATGTATCTGAAACCGGCAAGATCGTTCCAAGCCGTATTACTGGTACCAAAGCTCGTTATCAGCGTCAGCTGGCTACCGCTATCAAGCGCGCCCGCTTCCTGGCCCTGCTGGCCTACACCGACAGCCACGGCCGCTGA